Proteins from a genomic interval of Ferrovibrio terrae:
- a CDS encoding fumarate hydratase produces the protein MPEFRYEDLLPLGPDTTPYRKISGDGVEVIKAAGKDILQVSDQALGDLTFNAMRDIAHLFRPGHLAQLRAILDDKDASPNDHFVALELLKNANISAGMVLPSCQDTGTAIVIGKKGQYVWTSGSDEAAISKGVYRTYTETSLRYSQLAPLTMFEEKNTGTNLPAQIELYATEGDAYKFLFMAKGGGSANKTYLFQQTPAVLRGDNLIKFLDTQIKTLGTAACPPYHLAIVIGGLSAELNLKTAKLASARYLDHLPTKGSDAGHAFRDIEFEQKILELTRANGIGAQFGGKYFCHDVRVIRLPRHGASVPVGMAVSCSADRQALGKITRDGIYLEQLETNPAQYLPEREDKLSAEVVRIDLNQPMSEIRKTLSQYPVKTRLSLSGTLIVARDLAHAKFAERIERGEGLPDYVKNHMIYYAGPAKTPDGMASGSFGPTTAGRMDSYVGTLMENGGGFISLAKGNRSKQVTEACKKYGGFYLGSIGGPAAILAKNCIKKVEQHEYPELGMESVWKIDVEDFPAFIIVDDKGNDFFANLA, from the coding sequence ATGCCCGAGTTCCGCTACGAGGACCTGCTTCCGCTCGGTCCCGACACCACGCCCTATCGCAAGATCTCCGGCGACGGCGTCGAAGTCATCAAGGCGGCCGGCAAGGACATCCTGCAGGTCAGCGACCAGGCGCTCGGCGATCTCACCTTCAACGCCATGCGCGACATCGCGCATCTGTTCCGTCCCGGCCATCTGGCGCAGCTGCGCGCCATCCTGGACGACAAGGATGCCTCGCCCAACGATCACTTCGTAGCATTAGAGCTTCTGAAGAACGCCAATATCTCGGCCGGCATGGTGCTGCCGTCCTGCCAGGATACCGGCACCGCCATCGTGATCGGCAAGAAGGGCCAGTATGTCTGGACCTCTGGCAGCGACGAGGCGGCGATCTCGAAGGGCGTCTACCGCACCTATACCGAGACCAGCCTGCGCTACTCGCAGCTCGCGCCGCTCACCATGTTCGAGGAAAAGAACACCGGCACGAATCTGCCGGCGCAGATCGAGCTCTATGCCACCGAGGGCGACGCCTACAAGTTCCTGTTCATGGCCAAGGGCGGCGGCTCGGCCAACAAGACTTATCTGTTCCAGCAGACGCCTGCCGTGCTGCGTGGCGACAACCTGATCAAATTCCTCGATACCCAGATCAAGACGCTTGGTACGGCCGCCTGCCCGCCCTATCACCTGGCTATCGTGATCGGCGGCCTCTCCGCTGAATTGAACCTCAAGACCGCCAAGCTGGCCTCGGCGCGCTATCTCGACCATCTGCCGACCAAAGGCAGCGACGCCGGCCATGCCTTCCGCGATATCGAATTCGAGCAGAAGATTCTCGAACTCACCCGCGCCAATGGCATCGGCGCGCAGTTCGGCGGCAAGTATTTCTGCCACGACGTGCGCGTGATCCGTCTGCCGCGGCATGGCGCCTCCGTGCCGGTCGGCATGGCGGTGTCCTGCTCGGCCGACCGCCAGGCGCTGGGCAAGATCACCCGCGATGGCATCTATCTCGAACAGCTCGAAACCAATCCGGCGCAGTATCTGCCCGAGCGGGAAGACAAGCTGTCGGCGGAAGTGGTCAGGATCGACCTGAACCAGCCGATGAGCGAAATCCGCAAGACGCTGTCGCAGTATCCGGTCAAGACGCGGCTGTCGCTTAGCGGCACGCTGATTGTCGCCCGCGATCTGGCGCATGCCAAATTCGCCGAACGCATCGAGCGCGGCGAGGGCCTGCCCGACTATGTGAAGAACCACATGATCTATTATGCAGGCCCGGCCAAGACGCCCGATGGCATGGCGTCCGGCTCGTTCGGCCCGACCACGGCCGGCCGCATGGATTCTTATGTCGGCACGCTGATGGAAAACGGCGGCGGCTTCATCAGCCTCGCCAAGGGCAACCGATCCAAGCAGGTGACCGAAGCCTGCAAGAAATACGGCGGCTTCTATCTCGGCTCGATCGGCGGTCCGGCCGCGATCCTGGCCAAGAACTGCATCAAGAAGGTCGAGCAGCACGAATATCCCGAACTCGGCATGGAGTCGGTGTGGAAGATCGACGTGGAAGACTTCCCCGCCTTCATCATCGTGGACGACAAGGGCAACGACTTCTTCGCCAATCTGGCGTAG
- a CDS encoding branched-chain amino acid ABC transporter permease yields MIARLLDGVPKRALVLLGLLLAFLLVAPLFVGNYILSVLILVLYFAYTGQAWNVMMGFAGQLSLGHSLYVGLGAYTAAALYVHFGIGPWVGVWIAIIISMAAGLVIGFLAFRFGIGGVYFALLTIAFAEFTRVGFDHFMWVNGSGGFFLPVTQYSMNDPLNLRGSPMMFYYILLAITVLAFIFCRWLLTGRIGYYWLAIREEPEAAQTLGINIFRYKMIAVAISSGMTALSGVFFAFYYNNLFPEQIFSMNRSIELILGPIIGGVGSLFGPILGAFVLTALAEALNDIMVALGYELPGVKLLFYGFCLLAVVMWLPNGIWPPLRKWLKLEDRS; encoded by the coding sequence ATGATCGCGCGTCTGCTCGATGGCGTGCCGAAGCGCGCCCTGGTCCTGCTCGGCCTGCTCTTGGCCTTCCTGCTGGTCGCGCCGCTGTTCGTCGGCAACTACATCCTGTCGGTGCTGATCCTAGTGCTGTATTTCGCCTACACCGGCCAGGCCTGGAACGTGATGATGGGTTTCGCCGGCCAGCTCAGCCTCGGCCATTCGCTCTATGTCGGCCTCGGCGCCTATACCGCGGCCGCGCTCTATGTGCATTTCGGCATCGGGCCATGGGTGGGCGTCTGGATCGCCATCATCATCAGCATGGCCGCCGGCCTGGTGATCGGCTTCCTCGCCTTCCGCTTCGGCATCGGCGGCGTGTATTTCGCCCTGCTGACCATCGCCTTTGCCGAATTCACCCGCGTCGGCTTCGATCACTTCATGTGGGTGAACGGCTCGGGCGGCTTCTTCCTGCCGGTGACGCAGTACAGCATGAACGATCCGCTCAACCTGCGCGGCTCGCCGATGATGTTCTATTACATTCTGCTCGCCATCACCGTGCTGGCCTTCATTTTCTGCCGCTGGCTGCTGACCGGCCGCATCGGCTATTACTGGCTGGCGATCCGCGAGGAGCCTGAGGCCGCGCAGACGCTGGGCATCAACATCTTCCGCTACAAGATGATCGCTGTGGCGATCTCGTCCGGCATGACCGCGCTCAGCGGCGTGTTCTTCGCCTTCTATTACAACAACCTGTTCCCCGAGCAGATTTTCAGCATGAACCGCTCGATCGAACTGATCCTGGGGCCCATCATCGGCGGCGTCGGCTCGCTGTTCGGACCTATTCTCGGCGCCTTCGTGCTGACCGCTTTGGCCGAGGCACTCAACGACATCATGGTGGCGCTGGGTTATGAACTGCCGGGCGTGAAGCTGCTCTTCTACGGCTTCTGCCTGCTGGCCGTGGTGATGTGGCTGCCGAACGGCATCTGGCCGCCCCTGCGCAAATGGCTGAAGCTGGAGGACCGCTCATGA
- a CDS encoding response regulator: MTFQEPKGRRIDPSAFRRSTILVAEGDRGLRRTLRDVLLGMGFPSIVLASNSAETMRQIVEQRPSVVLLDHKLPGSGAAGGDGLTLTRRLRRENDPLPIILMATAPDAALVAAARDAGVNEIVRKPLSMESLVLRLMHVLQVPRKFIRSPGFLGPDRRRLVDRRRTERRTETPLPAEQERRQKPSRRSGDERRKPPKSA; encoded by the coding sequence ATGACGTTCCAAGAACCCAAAGGCCGCCGCATCGACCCGAGCGCCTTCCGCCGTTCCACCATCCTGGTGGCCGAGGGAGATCGCGGCCTGCGCCGTACGCTGCGCGATGTGCTGCTCGGGATGGGCTTCCCGTCCATCGTGCTGGCCTCGAATTCGGCCGAAACCATGCGCCAGATCGTGGAGCAACGCCCCAGCGTGGTGCTGCTGGACCACAAGCTGCCCGGCAGCGGTGCTGCCGGCGGCGACGGCCTGACGCTGACCCGCCGGCTGCGCCGCGAAAACGATCCTCTGCCGATCATCCTGATGGCCACCGCGCCCGATGCTGCCCTGGTGGCGGCCGCGCGCGATGCCGGGGTGAACGAGATCGTGCGCAAGCCGCTGTCGATGGAAAGCCTGGTGCTGCGTCTGATGCATGTGCTGCAGGTGCCGCGCAAGTTCATCCGCAGTCCCGGCTTCCTCGGTCCCGACCGCCGCCGCCTGGTTGACCGCCGCCGCACCGAACGGCGGACCGAAACCCCGCTTCCGGCCGAACAGGAACGGCGCCAGAAGCCGAGCCGCCGCAGCGGCGATGAGCGCCGCAAGCCGCCCAAATCGGCTTAA
- a CDS encoding MarR family winged helix-turn-helix transcriptional regulator, with the protein MPAPLRSPAIRNGAKAERPKLERRAASVVDYGTLPDHVGYLLRLAQLRVWEDFYGRMGDTGVSPALFSALMLVRSNPGIQQSRLGEALGVARSGAMTMTDRLERLGLVERRADPHDRRAYGLFLTADGDRRMAEFVARVQQHDMLINQALSPDEHRTLMQLLHKFVAAPTPIAEERRAQGGQPAARLSAVDDDPVASRTKRAVPAGRRASLS; encoded by the coding sequence TTGCCAGCGCCCCTGCGCAGTCCTGCGATCCGCAATGGAGCCAAGGCCGAGCGCCCCAAGCTGGAGCGCCGCGCCGCCAGCGTGGTCGATTACGGCACCCTGCCCGATCATGTCGGCTACCTGCTCCGCCTCGCGCAGCTGCGCGTCTGGGAGGATTTCTACGGCCGCATGGGCGATACCGGCGTCAGCCCGGCGCTGTTTTCAGCGTTGATGCTGGTGCGGAGCAATCCCGGCATCCAGCAGAGCCGGCTGGGCGAAGCGCTCGGCGTCGCGCGTTCGGGCGCCATGACCATGACCGACCGGCTGGAACGGCTGGGCCTGGTCGAACGCCGCGCCGATCCACATGACCGCCGCGCCTATGGCCTGTTCCTGACCGCCGACGGCGACCGCCGCATGGCGGAATTCGTCGCCCGGGTCCAGCAGCATGACATGCTGATCAACCAGGCACTGAGCCCGGACGAGCATCGCACCCTGATGCAGCTGCTGCACAAATTCGTCGCCGCCCCCACCCCGATCGCCGAAGAGCGTCGCGCGCAGGGCGGCCAGCCAGCCGCAAGGCTATCCGCCGTCGACGACGATCCAGTAGCATCGCGTACCAAACGCGCCGTCCCTGCCGGACGGCGCGCATCCCTGTCCTGA
- a CDS encoding pyrimidine 5'-nucleotidase translates to MISRPSTPIQTSATAPLSGASLRDAHTWVFDLDNTLYPAECALFDQVQQRMGEFISTTFALDAAAAAEKRKYFFQTHGTTLRGLMVEHGVDPVAFLDYVHDIDLSVVAAMPALAEQLQRLPGRKLIYTNGTVAHAERIMRKLGVHHHFEAVFDIVASDYLPKPEIAPYRAMLKAHGVEPMGAVMVEDMARNLKPAAELGMTTIWVPTAAAWSKPDGDDQSHIHYTAPDLTAFLAALPA, encoded by the coding sequence GTGATCTCCCGGCCATCCACACCCATCCAGACTTCCGCCACGGCTCCGCTATCGGGTGCCAGCCTGCGCGATGCCCATACCTGGGTGTTCGATCTGGACAATACGCTCTATCCCGCCGAATGCGCCCTGTTTGACCAGGTGCAGCAGCGGATGGGCGAATTCATCTCCACCACCTTCGCATTGGATGCAGCAGCAGCAGCCGAGAAGCGCAAGTATTTCTTCCAGACGCACGGCACGACGTTGCGCGGCCTGATGGTGGAGCATGGCGTCGATCCGGTCGCCTTTCTGGATTATGTGCACGACATCGACCTGAGCGTCGTGGCCGCCATGCCCGCGCTGGCCGAGCAGCTGCAGCGCCTGCCCGGCCGCAAGCTGATCTACACCAACGGCACGGTGGCGCATGCCGAACGCATCATGCGCAAGCTCGGCGTGCATCACCATTTCGAGGCAGTGTTCGATATCGTCGCTTCCGACTACCTGCCCAAACCGGAGATCGCGCCCTATCGCGCGATGCTGAAGGCGCATGGTGTCGAGCCCATGGGCGCAGTGATGGTGGAAGACATGGCGCGCAACCTGAAACCCGCCGCCGAACTGGGCATGACCACGATCTGGGTGCCGACCGCGGCGGCCTGGTCCAAGCCGGATGGCGACGACCAGTCGCATATCCATTACACCGCCCCCGATCTGACCGCGTTCCTGGCCGCTTTGCCGGCCTAA
- a CDS encoding ABC transporter substrate-binding protein, which produces MSIKLTRRQFAASAAGVALAAGTAPFNIVKAQTGKLKIGSIHPRSGFQAQLGIACQRGIDLAPKVLQQIGIKADVEIMNADTESNVDVARARAEKLINDGANVLIGAFDSGQSAAIAQVAEQKGVPYIINVAAAPQITEQGYKFVFRNFPTAPMLVGDGLNLMKGVFEKSGITPKTAVFMHVNDTFGQAMAGAIKAMAPRFNLPFQIVETISYDPQAKDLSVEIAKAKATGAELLMPVTRLNDAILMVREMVKQRWEPKIVMSPGAPGFYEGQFYKTLGKFSNYLLTNVPWYNPRSGMTQKLLDEFTKSYKGELFELNVGFSFEAVMVAVMAHNAAKSTAGAALADAIRKTNITDHVMAGGPLQFDAKGQNVNIKSVTLQNLDQRPKVVLPLDIAEDNLTLPLPSWQKRA; this is translated from the coding sequence ATGAGCATCAAGCTTACTCGCCGCCAGTTTGCAGCATCTGCTGCCGGCGTCGCACTCGCCGCCGGCACCGCGCCCTTCAACATCGTGAAGGCGCAGACCGGCAAACTGAAGATCGGCTCGATCCATCCGCGTTCGGGCTTCCAGGCCCAGCTCGGCATCGCCTGCCAGCGCGGCATCGATCTGGCGCCGAAAGTGCTGCAGCAGATTGGCATCAAGGCCGATGTCGAGATCATGAACGCCGACACCGAGTCGAATGTCGACGTCGCGCGTGCCCGCGCCGAAAAGCTGATCAACGACGGCGCCAATGTGCTGATCGGCGCCTTTGACAGCGGCCAGTCCGCCGCCATCGCCCAGGTCGCCGAGCAGAAGGGCGTGCCCTATATCATCAACGTGGCCGCCGCGCCGCAGATCACCGAACAGGGCTACAAGTTCGTGTTCCGCAACTTCCCGACCGCGCCGATGCTGGTCGGCGACGGACTGAACCTGATGAAGGGCGTGTTCGAGAAGAGCGGCATCACGCCGAAGACCGCCGTGTTCATGCATGTCAACGATACCTTCGGCCAGGCGATGGCCGGCGCGATCAAGGCGATGGCGCCGCGCTTCAACCTGCCATTCCAGATCGTCGAGACGATCTCCTACGATCCGCAGGCCAAGGATCTGTCGGTCGAAATCGCCAAGGCGAAGGCGACCGGCGCCGAACTGCTGATGCCGGTGACGCGCCTGAACGATGCCATCCTGATGGTGCGCGAGATGGTAAAACAGCGCTGGGAACCGAAGATCGTGATGAGCCCCGGCGCGCCGGGCTTCTACGAAGGCCAGTTCTACAAGACGCTGGGCAAGTTCTCGAACTACCTGCTGACCAATGTGCCCTGGTATAACCCGCGTTCAGGCATGACGCAGAAGTTACTCGACGAGTTCACCAAGAGCTACAAGGGCGAACTGTTCGAACTGAACGTCGGCTTCTCCTTCGAGGCCGTCATGGTGGCCGTCATGGCACATAACGCCGCCAAGAGCACGGCGGGTGCGGCGCTGGCCGATGCGATCCGCAAGACCAACATCACCGATCATGTGATGGCGGGCGGCCCGCTGCAGTTCGATGCCAAGGGCCAGAACGTCAACATCAAGTCGGTGACGCTGCAGAATCTCGACCAGCGCCCGAAGGTTGTGCTGCCGCTCGACATCGCGGAAGACAACCTGACCCTGCCGCTGCCGAGCTGGCAGAAGCGGGCCTGA
- a CDS encoding ABC transporter ATP-binding protein — protein sequence MSATPLLAVTGISKSFRGLRAVNQASLTVPQGGIVSLIGPNGAGKTTCFNMIAGVFNPDEGSIMFGDRSIAGLRPDQICHAGIGRTFQIVKPFKELTALENVIVGALRNETSTRAARKKAEGVLDQLGMLDKRDQPAAQLTLPERKRLEVARALATDPKLLLLDEVMAGLRPTETDQMVAVFRDLNRKGLTILLIEHVMRAVMALSQHVVVLHHGQVIADGAPEQVVRDPAVLECYLGEEAEV from the coding sequence ATGAGCGCGACGCCGCTGCTTGCCGTCACCGGCATCTCGAAAAGCTTTCGCGGCCTGCGCGCGGTGAACCAGGCCAGCCTGACCGTGCCGCAAGGCGGCATCGTCAGCCTGATCGGCCCGAACGGTGCCGGCAAGACCACCTGCTTCAACATGATCGCCGGCGTGTTCAATCCCGACGAAGGCAGCATCATGTTCGGCGACCGCAGCATCGCGGGGCTTCGGCCTGACCAGATATGCCACGCCGGCATCGGGCGCACCTTCCAGATCGTGAAGCCCTTCAAGGAACTCACCGCGCTGGAAAACGTGATCGTCGGCGCGCTGCGCAACGAGACCAGCACGCGCGCGGCGCGCAAGAAAGCCGAGGGCGTGCTCGACCAGCTCGGCATGCTCGACAAGCGCGACCAGCCGGCCGCGCAGCTGACGCTGCCCGAACGCAAACGGCTGGAAGTGGCGCGCGCACTCGCCACCGATCCGAAGCTGCTGCTGCTGGATGAAGTGATGGCGGGCCTGCGCCCGACCGAGACCGACCAGATGGTGGCGGTGTTCCGCGACCTGAACCGCAAGGGGCTGACTATTCTGCTGATCGAGCATGTGATGCGCGCTGTGATGGCGCTGTCGCAGCATGTGGTGGTGCTGCATCATGGCCAGGTGATCGCCGATGGCGCACCGGAGCAGGTGGTGCGCGACCCGGCCGTGCTGGAATGCTATCTGGGCGAGGAGGCCGAGGTATGA
- the dapD gene encoding 2,3,4,5-tetrahydropyridine-2,6-dicarboxylate N-succinyltransferase codes for MTDAALAKQLQPVIDAAWEARDQVNFQTKGEVRDAVEATLNALDEGKLRVAEKADGKWSVNQWAKKAVLLSFRLTDNMLISDAPGGASWFDKVPSKFAGWNEQRFRAAGFRAVPGAVARRGSYVAPGVILMPSFVNLGAYVDSGTMVDTWATVGSCAQIGKNVHLSGGVGIGGVLEPLQGNPVIIEDNCFIGARSEVVEGVIVEEGAVLSMGVYLGAGTKIIDRATGEVFVGRVPAYSVVVSGNIPGKPLPDGTPGPSLYCAVIVKRVDAQTRSKTSINDLLRD; via the coding sequence ATGACCGACGCCGCCCTCGCCAAGCAGCTCCAGCCCGTGATCGACGCCGCCTGGGAGGCGCGCGACCAGGTCAATTTCCAGACCAAGGGCGAAGTGCGCGACGCGGTCGAAGCCACGCTGAACGCGCTCGACGAAGGCAAGCTGCGCGTCGCCGAAAAGGCCGATGGCAAATGGAGCGTGAACCAGTGGGCCAAGAAGGCCGTACTGCTGAGCTTCCGCCTGACCGACAACATGCTGATCAGCGACGCGCCGGGCGGCGCCAGCTGGTTCGACAAGGTGCCGTCGAAATTCGCCGGCTGGAACGAGCAGCGTTTCCGCGCCGCCGGCTTCCGCGCCGTGCCGGGCGCCGTGGCGCGCCGCGGTTCTTATGTGGCGCCGGGCGTGATCCTGATGCCGAGCTTCGTGAACCTGGGCGCCTATGTCGACAGCGGCACCATGGTCGATACCTGGGCCACCGTCGGCTCGTGCGCGCAGATCGGCAAGAACGTGCATCTGTCGGGCGGCGTCGGCATCGGCGGCGTGCTGGAACCGCTGCAGGGCAACCCGGTGATCATCGAGGATAACTGCTTCATCGGTGCGCGGTCCGAAGTGGTGGAGGGCGTGATCGTGGAAGAAGGCGCCGTGTTGTCGATGGGCGTCTATCTTGGCGCCGGCACCAAGATCATCGACCGCGCCACCGGCGAGGTCTTCGTCGGCCGCGTGCCGGCCTATTCGGTGGTGGTTTCGGGCAATATCCCGGGCAAGCCGCTGCCGGACGGCACACCGGGCCCGTCGCTGTACTGCGCCGTGATCGTTAAGCGCGTGGATGCACAGACCCGTTCAAAGACATCCATTAATGATCTCCTGCGCGATTAA
- a CDS encoding branched-chain amino acid ABC transporter permease, giving the protein MPADLILTVAVQGILTGLVYGLMALGLSVIFGVVRVVNFAHGEMMTIASYAAIVAFSAWNIDPLISMIPIAVLLFALGYAMQSVLINPFINRPEHSQFILLAAVAIIMVNGLLMIFGPDARNVLVDYALDSIEVGPLLIDKVRVITAVLALVITSGLFAFFKLSRTGKAIRACADNHLGALVIGLNIKHLYALTFGIGSAIVGAAGAMMTLLIDTTPNIGPVFTLQAFVIVIIGGLGSMPGALLGGVLIGLSEAMSGLFFAPSAKTMFGVAILILVLLFRPQGLLGRKA; this is encoded by the coding sequence ATGCCTGCTGATTTGATTCTGACTGTTGCCGTACAGGGCATCCTGACCGGACTGGTTTACGGCCTGATGGCCCTGGGCCTGTCGGTCATCTTCGGAGTGGTCCGCGTGGTCAATTTTGCCCATGGCGAGATGATGACGATCGCGTCTTATGCCGCGATCGTCGCTTTCAGCGCCTGGAATATCGACCCGCTGATTTCCATGATCCCGATTGCCGTCCTGCTGTTCGCGCTGGGCTATGCGATGCAGTCGGTGCTGATCAATCCCTTCATCAATCGCCCGGAACACAGCCAGTTCATCCTGCTGGCCGCCGTGGCGATCATCATGGTCAACGGCCTGCTGATGATCTTCGGGCCCGATGCCCGCAACGTGCTGGTCGATTATGCACTCGACTCCATCGAGGTCGGTCCGCTGCTGATCGACAAGGTGCGCGTGATCACCGCCGTTCTGGCCCTGGTGATTACCTCCGGGCTGTTTGCCTTCTTCAAGCTGAGCCGCACTGGCAAGGCGATCCGCGCCTGCGCCGACAATCATCTCGGCGCTCTGGTGATCGGCCTCAACATCAAACACCTCTATGCCCTCACCTTCGGCATCGGCTCGGCCATCGTCGGCGCCGCCGGTGCAATGATGACGCTGCTGATCGACACCACGCCTAACATTGGCCCCGTCTTCACCCTGCAGGCCTTCGTCATCGTCATTATCGGCGGCCTCGGTTCGATGCCCGGCGCGCTGCTCGGCGGTGTGCTGATCGGCCTGTCGGAAGCCATGTCCGGCCTGTTCTTCGCACCCTCGGCCAAAACCATGTTCGGCGTCGCCATCCTCATTCTGGTTCTTCTGTTCCGGCCCCAGGGCCTCTTGGGGCGCAAGGCATGA
- a CDS encoding SspB family protein — MAGKLLDYNLLVETALRGAVREALKRAAEFGLPGNHHFYITFRTDQTGVELPDYLHERYPEEMTIVLQHQYWGLEAHEDWFQATLSFNKVPERLVIPYAAITAFADPSVQFGLQFRVMPNAENRPAMATPAPIGNAEPGQAGDADATTEDSAERKTGDVVALDAFRKKKP; from the coding sequence ATGGCCGGCAAGCTGCTCGACTATAACCTCCTGGTGGAAACCGCGCTGCGTGGCGCGGTGCGCGAGGCGCTGAAGCGCGCCGCGGAATTCGGCCTGCCCGGCAACCACCATTTCTACATCACCTTCCGCACCGACCAGACCGGCGTCGAACTGCCGGACTATCTGCATGAGCGCTATCCGGAAGAGATGACCATCGTGCTGCAGCACCAGTATTGGGGGCTGGAGGCGCATGAAGACTGGTTCCAGGCCACGCTCAGCTTCAATAAGGTGCCCGAGCGCCTGGTGATCCCCTATGCGGCGATCACGGCCTTTGCCGATCCCAGCGTGCAGTTCGGCCTGCAGTTCCGCGTCATGCCGAATGCGGAAAACCGCCCGGCCATGGCCACGCCCGCGCCGATCGGCAATGCCGAGCCCGGCCAGGCCGGGGATGCCGACGCGACTACTGAGGATTCAGCCGAGCGCAAGACCGGCGACGTGGTTGCGCTGGATGCCTTCCGCAAGAAGAAACCCTAG
- a CDS encoding ABC transporter ATP-binding protein encodes MSSLVLKDLDVFYGDAQALDGVSLEVPQGSIVAIVGANGAGKSTLIRTIAGIETPRRGQISYKGAQIGGLPSYKVCNLGIGQVAEGRQIFPSLSVMENLEMGALLPRARGKEKATLEEVFQLFPRLAERRDQLAGTMSGGEQQMLAIGRCLMGQPDLIMFDEPSLGLAPAVVQEVFRIIRLLHEKRGLTVILVEQNVAVSLKLADHAYVLENGRIVMQGSGQDLLHDDRVRQAYMGL; translated from the coding sequence ATGAGCAGCCTCGTCCTGAAAGACCTCGATGTTTTCTACGGTGATGCGCAGGCGCTGGATGGCGTGTCGCTGGAAGTGCCGCAGGGCAGCATCGTCGCCATCGTCGGCGCCAATGGCGCCGGCAAGTCGACGCTGATCCGCACCATCGCCGGCATCGAGACGCCGCGACGCGGCCAGATCAGCTACAAGGGCGCGCAGATCGGCGGACTGCCCAGCTATAAAGTCTGTAACCTCGGCATCGGCCAGGTGGCGGAAGGCCGCCAGATTTTCCCTTCGCTCAGTGTGATGGAGAATCTGGAAATGGGCGCGTTGCTGCCGCGTGCGCGTGGCAAGGAAAAGGCGACGCTGGAGGAAGTGTTCCAGCTCTTCCCGCGTCTGGCCGAACGGCGCGACCAGCTGGCCGGCACCATGTCGGGCGGCGAACAGCAGATGCTGGCGATTGGCCGCTGCCTGATGGGCCAGCCAGACCTGATCATGTTCGACGAGCCGTCGCTCGGTCTTGCCCCTGCCGTGGTGCAGGAGGTGTTCCGCATCATCAGGCTGCTGCACGAGAAACGCGGCCTGACCGTCATTCTCGTTGAGCAGAATGTCGCGGTGTCGCTGAAGCTGGCGGACCATGCCTATGTGCTGGAGAACGGCCGCATCGTGATGCAGGGCAGCGGGCAGGACCTGCTGCATGACGATCGCGTGCGACAGGCCTATATGGGGCTGTAA